A region from the bacterium genome encodes:
- a CDS encoding bacteriophage holin, with protein sequence MMTFKASRFGLAGGILWGAAMLVVTLISVPTGYAGAFLKAMESVYPGYHVSLLGSIVGLVYGFVDAFIGFSLFAWLYTRLAGNA encoded by the coding sequence ATGATGACGTTCAAGGCGAGCCGTTTCGGCTTAGCCGGAGGGATCCTATGGGGTGCGGCGATGCTTGTCGTCACGCTTATCTCGGTTCCCACCGGATATGCTGGAGCATTCTTGAAAGCGATGGAGAGTGTGTACCCTGGCTATCATGTGAGTCTGCTTGGAAGTATCGTAGGCCTCGTCTATGGATTCGTCGACGCGTTCATCGGGTTCTCGCTGTTCGCCTGGCTGTACACACGCCTCGCAGGTAACGCGTAG
- a CDS encoding chloride channel protein has protein sequence MIDHRTVAAKSGIGSLHFPDRPILRAYDWLRGAPAGLFALAVAIGAGAGLGAIAFRLLILEFTRIFTGTADYSAVGPASHPWLPQLGPWFVVVAAVVGGLIYGPLIERFASEARGHGVPEVMLAVAERGGRIRPRVAVVKALASALCIGSGGSVGREGPIVQIGSALGSTLGQVVRVSESRLRLLVACGAAGGISATFNAPIAGVFFGLELILRDFEVESFGAVVVASVVADIIGRAAFGTHPFLVLPAFKLSSPWEYLIYAGLGALAAVVGVAFIRVLYGTEDLCDRLWRGPGWLRPGVGGLVLGLLLVVLPQMYGVGYPVLERAIRGEYMLGFLALLLVGKMVATSLTIGIGGSGGVFAPSLFMGAMLGTAYGDLMHQVLPGIAGPAGAYGLIGMGAVFAGAAQAPITAIIMIFELTGDYQIILPLMFAVVLATGVSRVLTNESIYTLKLRRRGIDIRRGRAANLMEVLTVGSAMRPVPAALPEQMALGEVIARFTNDSWDALPVVDAAGAFRGTVTFRQVEQAMRDNALDAVAGELAQDTPTLTPVQTLEQALQLTLRHGDDGLPVLDRDSRRLIGWLTHRDILSAYYARLERTISEAKRKGTPIKAQDLEAARAPAGDLSASLRDYRIVDLELRGGEVLAGRRIADVPWPPSSLVLAVRRGGSSFVPDGQTELRRGDRLSILVPVSQAKDVDALIGTLAESTGRVGDRCAETSRRDPAAVDQWPPTATAGTVVLEPVIAPGSRVAGRMLRDVNLGAGVLIMAIHRGRTIIVPRGDSYLVAGDRVTILARSDHAREVLERLR, from the coding sequence ATGATTGACCATCGCACGGTCGCGGCCAAATCGGGGATCGGCTCCTTGCACTTTCCGGACCGCCCGATCCTGCGAGCGTACGATTGGCTGCGTGGGGCCCCCGCGGGGCTCTTCGCGCTCGCGGTGGCGATCGGCGCGGGGGCTGGGTTGGGGGCGATCGCGTTTCGGTTACTCATTCTTGAGTTTACGAGAATCTTCACCGGGACAGCCGACTACAGCGCGGTGGGCCCTGCGTCCCACCCGTGGCTCCCACAACTGGGGCCATGGTTTGTTGTGGTCGCTGCCGTCGTCGGTGGGCTCATCTACGGCCCGCTGATCGAGCGGTTCGCGAGCGAGGCACGAGGGCACGGCGTGCCGGAAGTCATGCTGGCCGTGGCGGAGCGCGGCGGGCGGATCCGGCCGCGCGTGGCGGTGGTCAAGGCGCTTGCGTCTGCGCTGTGCATCGGGTCCGGTGGATCGGTAGGCCGCGAAGGCCCGATCGTGCAGATCGGCTCTGCCCTGGGGTCCACGCTTGGGCAGGTCGTGCGTGTGTCGGAATCCCGGTTGCGCCTCCTGGTGGCCTGCGGCGCTGCGGGCGGCATCTCCGCCACATTCAATGCGCCCATCGCCGGGGTGTTCTTCGGACTCGAGCTCATCCTGCGGGACTTCGAAGTCGAGTCGTTCGGCGCGGTGGTCGTGGCCTCGGTGGTCGCGGACATCATTGGCCGGGCCGCGTTTGGCACGCATCCGTTCCTCGTGCTCCCCGCGTTCAAGCTTAGTTCTCCGTGGGAGTATTTGATCTACGCGGGGCTGGGGGCCCTGGCGGCGGTCGTTGGCGTGGCGTTCATCCGCGTGCTGTACGGGACGGAGGATCTCTGCGACCGCCTCTGGCGAGGTCCTGGATGGCTCCGCCCGGGGGTGGGCGGTCTCGTGCTCGGGCTGCTGCTGGTCGTGTTGCCGCAGATGTACGGGGTCGGGTACCCGGTGCTGGAGCGCGCCATCCGAGGGGAGTACATGCTGGGGTTTCTCGCACTCCTGTTGGTCGGCAAGATGGTCGCGACGAGCCTGACCATCGGCATCGGCGGATCCGGGGGTGTGTTCGCGCCGTCGCTGTTCATGGGCGCCATGCTCGGCACCGCGTACGGAGACCTGATGCATCAAGTCCTTCCCGGGATCGCCGGTCCGGCGGGGGCGTACGGCCTCATTGGGATGGGCGCGGTGTTTGCCGGCGCCGCCCAGGCGCCGATCACGGCCATCATCATGATCTTTGAACTCACCGGCGATTACCAGATCATCCTCCCGCTGATGTTCGCCGTGGTGCTCGCGACCGGCGTGAGCCGGGTTCTCACGAACGAGAGCATCTACACGTTGAAGCTGCGCCGTCGGGGCATCGACATCCGACGCGGGCGGGCGGCCAACCTCATGGAGGTGCTGACGGTTGGGAGCGCCATGAGGCCGGTGCCGGCCGCGTTGCCGGAGCAGATGGCGCTCGGCGAGGTGATCGCGCGGTTCACCAACGACAGTTGGGATGCGCTGCCGGTCGTCGATGCGGCGGGCGCGTTCCGCGGGACCGTGACATTTCGGCAGGTCGAGCAGGCGATGCGCGACAACGCGCTCGACGCCGTGGCCGGTGAGCTCGCGCAGGACACGCCAACGCTCACGCCGGTCCAGACGCTCGAGCAGGCGCTACAGCTCACCTTGCGCCACGGTGACGACGGGCTGCCCGTGCTCGATCGTGACAGCCGCCGGCTGATCGGGTGGCTGACACATCGGGACATTCTGAGCGCGTATTATGCACGTCTGGAGCGGACGATCTCCGAGGCGAAGCGCAAGGGGACGCCGATCAAGGCGCAAGACCTGGAAGCCGCGCGCGCGCCGGCCGGCGACCTCTCGGCATCCCTGCGCGACTATCGGATTGTCGATCTCGAGCTCCGGGGCGGCGAGGTACTCGCGGGCCGGCGCATTGCGGATGTGCCCTGGCCACCGTCGTCGCTCGTGCTGGCTGTCCGCCGAGGCGGGTCGAGTTTTGTTCCGGACGGCCAAACGGAGCTTCGTCGCGGCGATCGGCTGTCGATCTTGGTGCCGGTCTCGCAGGCGAAGGACGTGGATGCGTTGATCGGCACCCTCGCGGAGTCAACCGGTCGCGTCGGGGATCGCTGCGCCGAGACCTCGCGACGCGACCCTGCCGCGGTTGACCAGTGGCCCCCGACGGCGACAGCCGGAACGGTCGTGCTCGAGCCTGTGATCGCGCCGGGATCGCGCGTCGCCGGGCGAATGCTGCGGGACGTGAACCTTGGGGCGGGGGTATTGATTATGGCGATCCACCGGGGCCGGACGATCATTGTGCCGCGCGGGGATTCGTACCTGGTCGCCGGCGATCGCGTCACGATTCTCGCGCGCTCCGATCACGCGCGGGAAGTGTTGGAGCGGCTTCGTTGA
- a CDS encoding TetR/AcrR family transcriptional regulator — MVPRISLSARTERRQQILDAAWRCASHKGFRAMSVDEICAEAGMSKGAFYGYFESKQALLLALLAEDAETLDRIVERLEAESVRSVDRLRRFVRAMLERGDDPARVQVRADLWAEMLTDRAVRERFTATVRHRRTVLRAWIERAIADGEVVDIPANAFAAVLLALGDGLGLHAGLDPTGFRWANIRKAVGTMLERLAGHD, encoded by the coding sequence ATGGTGCCCCGCATATCTTTGAGTGCGCGCACCGAACGCCGGCAACAGATCCTGGACGCGGCTTGGCGATGCGCGAGCCACAAAGGGTTTCGCGCGATGTCGGTGGATGAGATCTGTGCCGAGGCAGGGATGAGTAAAGGCGCGTTCTACGGGTATTTCGAGAGTAAGCAGGCGTTGCTGCTGGCGCTCCTCGCGGAGGACGCGGAGACGCTTGACCGGATCGTCGAGCGGCTTGAGGCGGAGTCCGTCCGGAGTGTCGACCGGCTCCGGCGCTTCGTCCGTGCCATGCTGGAGCGGGGAGATGATCCCGCCCGCGTGCAAGTCCGAGCCGACCTGTGGGCCGAAATGCTCACGGACAGGGCCGTGCGCGAGCGATTCACCGCCACGGTCCGGCATCGCCGCACCGTCCTGCGCGCCTGGATCGAGCGAGCCATCGCCGACGGCGAGGTGGTGGACATCCCTGCGAATGCATTCGCAGCGGTCCTGCTGGCCTTGGGTGACGGTCTGGGCCTACACGCCGGACTGGATCCCACCGGATTCCGCTGGGCGAACATCAGGAAGGCCGTGGGAACGATGCTGGAGCGGTTGGCAGGACATGATTGA
- a CDS encoding DUF4336 domain-containing protein, protein MLELRAFGNHLWIVDGPNVRDFGVVFTTRMAIVKLSDGSLWVSSPVPVSFDTLNQIVALGPVRYLVAATPRHVWRLAGWHTLFPHAQLWAPRTTPLTLNRGHLPFTGILTDTPYHGWAGDFDQLAFKGNPLMEEILFFHRESRTVILDDLIQNHPIVEGQGLRNALFKLAGVAYPHGGVPIDVRLSFINRDLARRSLETLLSWDFDKLIIGHGVCVGKEAKPFVQRAFRWLVAPTRK, encoded by the coding sequence ATGTTGGAACTACGAGCGTTCGGTAACCATCTATGGATCGTGGACGGTCCGAATGTCCGCGACTTCGGTGTCGTCTTCACGACCCGCATGGCGATCGTGAAGCTCTCCGACGGTTCGTTATGGGTAAGTTCTCCTGTGCCCGTGTCCTTCGATACGCTCAACCAGATCGTGGCGTTGGGTCCTGTTAGATATCTTGTTGCCGCGACCCCGAGGCACGTCTGGCGGCTGGCGGGGTGGCACACGCTATTTCCGCATGCCCAGTTGTGGGCACCGCGAACTACCCCCCTGACGTTGAACAGAGGGCACCTGCCGTTCACGGGCATTTTGACGGACACGCCGTATCACGGTTGGGCGGGCGACTTCGATCAACTCGCGTTCAAAGGCAACCCTCTCATGGAAGAAATCCTCTTCTTTCATCGCGAGTCCCGCACGGTCATCCTGGACGATTTGATCCAAAATCATCCGATCGTGGAGGGCCAAGGCCTTCGCAACGCGCTGTTCAAACTCGCTGGTGTTGCATATCCGCACGGCGGCGTTCCGATCGACGTCAGGCTGTCCTTCATCAATCGAGATCTCGCACGACGATCGCTTGAAACGCTGCTTTCATGGGATTTCGACAAGCTCATCATCGGGCACGGCGTCTGCGTAGGGAAAGAGGCGAAGCCATTTGTACAGCGGGCCTTTCGGTGGCTCGTGGCGCCGACTCGTAAGTGA
- a CDS encoding cupin domain-containing protein, giving the protein MGTIHKQTGQNGNFLWDGVDVEPYRGGGATEGGCRAVIVGPNEGAPHFAIRYFEIPPNGQSSLEQHAHDHGIVVLRGRAQAQLGRDVQEVRPGDAIYVPPNEQHQFKTIGEEPFGFLCVIPSKDLLQKLHRLEEDELARR; this is encoded by the coding sequence ATGGGGACGATTCACAAGCAGACCGGCCAGAACGGCAACTTCCTGTGGGACGGGGTGGATGTCGAGCCCTATCGGGGCGGCGGGGCCACCGAAGGAGGTTGCCGCGCGGTCATCGTCGGGCCCAACGAGGGCGCGCCGCATTTTGCGATTCGCTACTTCGAGATCCCGCCGAACGGGCAGTCGTCGTTGGAGCAGCACGCCCACGATCACGGCATCGTCGTCCTTCGAGGCCGCGCGCAGGCGCAGTTGGGGCGGGACGTGCAGGAGGTCCGGCCGGGCGACGCCATCTACGTCCCGCCGAACGAGCAGCATCAGTTCAAAACGATCGGCGAGGAGCCGTTCGGATTTCTATGCGTCATCCCTTCCAAGGACTTGCTCCAGAAACTGCACCGTCTCGAGGAGGACGAGCTCGCGCGCCGTTGA